The Mycobacterium seoulense genomic interval TCCCAGCAGCAGCCTCGGCTGCCACCGCCGGCGGCAGACCAGCACCAACAGCACGTATGCCAGCAGCGGGAGCAGCACATAGAACGAGGCTTCCACCGCCAGGCTCCACATCTGGGTCAGGCCCTGATGCAGGTACTTACCCAGGTAGCCGTCGCAGTAGATCTGCGTCAGCGTCAGGTTGCGCACCAGCCCGAGCCACGTGTGCCCGGGATTCGGTCCGGCCTCGCGGAAGTGGTACAGCACGTAGGCGAACAACACGGTGATGACGTAGGCCGGCATGATGCGCCGAACCCGGTGCCACGCATAGCGACTCAGCGACGGAGGCGGCGCGCCGGTGGCGGCGGATTTCAGCCACGGACGGAACAGCAGGAAGCCGGACAGCACGAAGAAGATCGGCACGCCGATCTCCAGCCGCGAGCCGACCAGGCCCCAATAGCCGTGGGTGTACTTACCGGTGGTGTAGGCCGCGTGGGTGCCGACCACGAGGAGGGCGGCGACGGCACGTATTCCGGTCAGCGACGCGACCCGGTCGACGTGGGCGGTCTGTTCCAGTCCGCCCTGGGCGTCCTGTTCTTCGGACAGGGTCATCCGGTGTGTTTCCTGCGCGGCTTCCCGCCGTCACGGCCGCGCGGCTTGGTCCCCGACCGGTCCGGCTGAAGGTTGATCAGTACCCCCGAAATGCGGGTGCGCTCGAGCTTTTTCAAGGTCGACGGGGGCAGCTTGGCGGGCAGCTCGACCAGAGAGAAGTCCGGGCCGATGGCGATGTGGCCGAAATCGCTGCGATGCAGGCCCCCCTCGTTGGCGATGGCACCGACGATCGCGCCCGGGCCAACCTTGTGCCGCTTGCCCACCGCGATGCGGTATGTGGCGAGTGGCCTTGTTTGCCTTGACTTTTCGGAACGCTCGCGCTGCTCGGCGGTCCGCTCGCGGCGTTCGCGCGGCGGCTCGGGCGCCATCAGGAACTCTTCGCCGTCGCGGGACTGCAACGCCACGGCCGCGGCTATGTCGGCCATCGGGACGTCGTGCTCGCGTTCGTAGTCCTCGACCAACTTGCGGAACAACTCGATCCCGGGACGGCCCAGCGCGGCGGTGATGGAGTCGGCGAACTTCGCCACCCGCTGGGCGTTGACGTCCTCGACGGTGGGCAGCTCGGCCTCGGTGAGCGTTTGCCGCGTCGCCTTTTCGATCGCCTTGAGCAGGTGGCGCTCCCGCGGGGAAACGAACAGCAGCGCGGTCCCCGACCGCCCGGCCCGGCCGGTGCGGCCGATGCGATGCACGTAAGACTCGGTGTCGTGCGGAATGTCGTAGTTGAGCACGTGCGAGATCCGCTCCACGTCCAGCCCGCGCGCGGCCACGTCGGTGGCGACCAGGATGTCGATGCCACCGTCCTTGAGCGCGGCGACCGTCCGCTCGCGTTGGGCCTGCGGGATGTCGCCGTTGATGGCGGCCGCGGAAAAACCCCGGGCCCTTAGCTTTTCGGCGACTTCCTCGGTGGCCTGCTTGGTGCGTACGAAGACGATCATCGCCTCGAACCGCTCCACTTCCAGGACTCGGGTCAGCGCGTCCATCTTGCGCGGACCGG includes:
- a CDS encoding DEAD/DEAH box helicase — translated: MNLPDSSPEAASPTFADLQIHPSVLRAIADVGYESPTGIQAATIPALMAGSDVVGLAQTGTGKTAAFAIPILSKIDVTSTATQALVLAPTRELALQVAEAFSRYGAHLPKINVLPIYGGSSYTVQLAGLRRGAHVVVGTPGRVIDHLERGTLDLSRVDYLVLDEADEMLTMGFAEDVERILADTPEYKQVALFSATMPPAIRKLTTKYLHDPFEVTSKAKTATADNISQRYIQVAGPRKMDALTRVLEVERFEAMIVFVRTKQATEEVAEKLRARGFSAAAINGDIPQAQRERTVAALKDGGIDILVATDVAARGLDVERISHVLNYDIPHDTESYVHRIGRTGRAGRSGTALLFVSPRERHLLKAIEKATRQTLTEAELPTVEDVNAQRVAKFADSITAALGRPGIELFRKLVEDYEREHDVPMADIAAAVALQSRDGEEFLMAPEPPRERRERTAEQRERSEKSRQTRPLATYRIAVGKRHKVGPGAIVGAIANEGGLHRSDFGHIAIGPDFSLVELPAKLPPSTLKKLERTRISGVLINLQPDRSGTKPRGRDGGKPRRKHTG
- a CDS encoding acyltransferase family protein yields the protein MTLSEEQDAQGGLEQTAHVDRVASLTGIRAVAALLVVGTHAAYTTGKYTHGYWGLVGSRLEIGVPIFFVLSGFLLFRPWLKSAATGAPPPSLSRYAWHRVRRIMPAYVITVLFAYVLYHFREAGPNPGHTWLGLVRNLTLTQIYCDGYLGKYLHQGLTQMWSLAVEASFYVLLPLLAYVLLVLVCRRRWQPRLLLGALAGLTLISPAWLILVHTDHWFPDGARLWLPTYLAWFVAGMLLAVLQAMGVRGYAFVAIPLAIVCYFIVSTPIAGAPTTSPATLSEALFKTCFYAVIAALAVAPLALGDQGWYWRLLATRPMVWLGEISYEIFLIHLITMEFAMVYIVRAHVYTGSMLNLFLATMVLTIPLAWLLHRFTRVRT